The Lineus longissimus chromosome 6, tnLinLong1.2, whole genome shotgun sequence sequence ATTCAATTACATCTCGGGGCAACTCACAGGAACAGCCAAAGAAAGTGTGGTCGGACTACATGCTGCAGGGAACAATTTACAAACGCTGATAGACCTGTTGACTGAAAGGTTTGGTCAGCCACGGAGGATCATTCGAGCGCACGTTACCAGTCTCTTGGACATGCCAAGTCCAGGAGGAAACCATGCGTCACTGAGCGAGTATTACAACAGGATAATGGGGTCATACGGTCCTTGGAAAATCTACAAGTCGACATTTATCAATGCACACCTTTCATCGTTACGATTATTGAGAGGAAACTGCCCAAATTCTTCCGAGAGAAGATGGGAACATGTGGGCAAGATAACACTTTTGACCTGAAACGGTTTTTGAAGGCCTTCACACACCAACTTGAGAACATGGGAGAACGGATGGATTCGTCGGAGCGCGAACGGGATACGAAGAAATCAAGCAATCATCACCACGGGAGCGGGAGTAATAGGTTCAACAGCGTGAGATCCGTAGAGGCCTTAGTCAGTGTGCCCGCCGGTGCCGCAAGATCGAATGACCAACGCGAAAATGCCCATTTTGTGCCGACTCTCACTCATCTTTCAATTGTGGATCAGCACCTGAGGATAGATATAACGCCGCGCGAACCAATCGTTTGTGTTTGAATTGTCTGTTCAGTACGTCACATGTCGCCAGATATTGTGATAGCAATCGCTCATGCCAGCACTGCAACCGGAGGCATCATACGAGCCTACACGATTCCTATCAGAGTTCAAATTCGAGCCGAGGAAACGCAACATTCAGTGGATGCACCACCATCACGCCCAGGATAAAACCAACAACGCCGTTTGAAAGCAACAAGACCAAGGAAACAGGTCAGGTATCTAAGCCGGAGAGCAAAATCAACGCTCTCGCGCCATCAAGTGTCGATCAAAAAGCGCAAACACTGTCAACCAAAATCGTCAATGTGAACTCGGATAAGGATACCGAACATTGGCATATCAATCAAACCGTACTCTTGGAAACGGGACACGTTACCCTAAAGAATGAGGAAAGAAGCGTCAAGGCCGGGCTCATGATGGATCGAGGCAGCATGAGCTCATACATACGTCGGAAAATAGCACAAAAGTTGAATCTACGTTCAAAAGGAGCGCAGTCACTGTACGTGAATGGATTCGGAGGTCACTCATCAAAACGCGTTTACCAAATTGTGGATGTAATCATCAAAACTTCGGACGGGGACAAAGTAATCGATGCATTGGTTACTGATGAAATTGTCAAGCCTATCAGCCAGCAGAGATGGGGGGCCTGTCTCGATTACGATACATAGCCGAACATGAAACCAATCTAGCAAATAACTTCACTGAAGACCCGTTCATCGTGGActatgtatagtacccccaggtatatggcacggcttaacccgccggccatgagggaattcctttatggcccagtggttggcgcgttggccccagagtggaagttaagcaacgttgagcgcggtcaacctttggatcggtgaccggcgcgtataatatatctggcagaccttcccacgcgatgcgagctctggatttgtagttcggtactgagacgcatgaagccctaagtaggatcgcggacgatccatccctgtccgaagggggaatgatgtatagtacccccaggtatatggcacggcttaacccgccggccatgagggaattcctttacgTGGTTggcagtggttggcgcgttggccccagagtggaagttaagcaacgttgaccgcggtcaacctttggatcggtgccggcgcgtataatacacaCGCTTTCGAATTTCTGGAAAATCGCATCATAAAGGGTGACGGTCCAACTGTACAATTCTCTAATCTTGGATGCTTTGTTTCGGGTAGGCTTAAACCACAGAAGCCGCGTACCGTGCTCACGGCCGGTAACACGGAGGACAACGCCATGGACTGCTTCAGGGAGGACAGTCAAATCGATCACTTGGAGAACTTTTTGCGAGCGAACGTTCTCAGCGAATCAGGGATGACAGATATGGACTACGaagataatttcaaagaaaagtaCATGGAAAGGATACAATTTCGGGATGGACATTACTACGTGCCACTACCCTGGAGACCAGATCACCCGGAGTTACAGAACAATTACAACACCTGCAAAGGAAGGATAAATCAAGTAATGCACAGATTGCGTAAGTTGAACCTTGTCCAAGCCTATGTTAATGTTATGAAGGAGAACATATCCAAGGGGTACGTCTCAGAAGTCACCACGGCTCCCACCTCCCGCCTTGATGAAGGGTTTTTTCTGCCCCACTTTCCAGTTTTCCGAGACAGCGAAACCACCCCACTAAGGATTGTTTTTGATGCGAGCTGCGGCTCACCTTCCCTCAACTCTTGCCTGTATGAGAGACCGAACATGATTCAAGCTCCACCTCTTCCGCACGAAGAAGATAGGGCCGACATCGCTAGGGCCTTTTTGTCAGTTCGTCTGCTCGAATCAGAACGTAAATTTGTCAAGTTTTTATGGTATAAGGACAATGATGTAACCAAGGGACTCGTACCATACCACTGCAACACCGTAATCTTCGAAAACGTGTCAAGTCCATTCGCGCTAGCTATTACGCTGCACAAACACCTATCTGCTTTCGATGGCAAAGTAGCCGAGGACATGAAAGAAAAGCTTTGCATAGACAATCTGCTCACCGGGGTTACTGATGAAGCTGAAGCATTGGAATATTATACACAGTAACGAGACATTATGAACAAAGGATCATTTCTGCTCAGGCAATGGTCCAGCAACTCGCCAAAGTTAAGCGCAGTAGCGGAAGCGGATGTTTCGAACGCCAAAGATGAAGAGGTATCGGTCTTGGGGTTAAAATGGCACCCAGAAAAGGACACATTGTCGATCGCACGCAAGATCAAGGAACAACCACGCAGCAAGGTAAACACCAAGCGCACCGTTACGTCAGAATCAGCTTCAGTATTTGATCCGTTGGGATTTTTAGGACCACTACACGTTCCCGCGAAATCATTTGTGAATCAATTATGGCAAGCTGGCAAAGATTGGGATGACAGGCTTTCCCTGGCCGAAAATAAACAATGGAGTAAAGTACAAGTATCACTCAGCAGAGCCCACGAGATAAAGATTCCAAGATGGTTAGTCGACGACGCCACCCAACCGCTAGATATCATCATTTTTTGTGACGCTTGTCCGACCACAGCCGTAGGATGTGTTGCATACGCGAAGCAAGGCACACGCGTGGGACTAATTGGTTCAAAGAACAAGATCGTGTCACAAAAAAATGCCAAACAAACTGTTCCAAAACTAGAGCTAATGGCTATGGTCATGGGGGCACAATACGGAGAAATATTACGCAAGACATACGCCAAGGAGTGCTTCACCATCGACATCACCTACGCAACAGATTCAGAGATCGCTCTCTATTGGCTGAAATCCGAGAAAAAGTTAACACCCTTTGTAATGAACCGCGTCAACTTCATCAGAGAGAAATCTGACAGCAACAAATGGTATCATGTAGCGACGAAAGAAAATTCGGCGGATATCTTATCACGTGGCGCTACCTACGAGGAACTGCAATCCTCCACATGGGAAACTGGTCCAGTTTGGCTCAAGCAAGACAAGTGCGAATGGCCGTTTGTTGATGTATGCGACAAACCCAAGAACATTAGAATATCGTTAGCCGCAAGTCTAGAAATAGACAATATATTCCAGACACGCGATGCTGGTAACACAAGTACCCGCCCCGATCTCCAAGCGGTGATTGACATTTCCAAATTCAGTTCTTACCAAAAGCTGCTTAGAGTCACAGCCCTCGTAACGCGAGCCAGGTATCAGAGAAAGGAATAAACTGTCTGCTGTGGATATCGCTAAGGTGGAACGCACGTGGATAACACACACCCAACGAGCCCACTACAGCCCGGTGTTGGATTATCTTAATAAGGAGAAACAAAAACTTCCGTTACCAAAACGCCCGTCAATCATCAATCAACTCGGCCTACTAATAGATGAGGATAACATCATTCGCTGCGGCGGGAGGATCAGGAATGCGGATGTAAACACTGCGAGGAAAGATCCCATGCTGCTTCCAGGAACGCCGGGGACTTCACACCTGACATCTCTAATCATCACACACGCGCACCATACGGCGACACACTATGGGGTAGGAATTACCATGGCAGCACTGCGAGAGAGATTTTGGATTACATCAATGCGCTCAGTCGTCAAGAAAGTAATCAACCGATGCGTCGTCTGCAAATTGGTTGCAGGGCGGCCATATTTACAACCTAAGGCACCTCAACTGCCAGAATTTAGGCTGAATGACATTGTTCCGTACATGTCCACCGCCATAGATTTCACCGCGCACCTGTATGTGAAAGTTGGGAACCAGGACCATGTTAAAATCAAGGATGCGCATAGAAAGACGTACACTGTTCAGAAAGCTTACGTTTGTTTGTTTACGTGCTGCACTACCCGAGCAGTACATCTCGAGATAACACCAGACCTAACAGTTGGGTCATTTCTCAGGGCTTTCAGACGCTTTACATCGACACACTCGGTGCCCAGATTGGTTTACTGCGATAACGCCAAAACCTTTACTTGTGCGGAAAAATAATTAAAACGCCTATACCAGAACGTGGCAGGAGAAGAATGTCAAAGACAATTTGCGAACAAAAGGATAGCATTTAAATATGCCCCCGTTCAAGCTAGTTGGTTTGCTGGGGTCCACGAAAGACTCATTGGAGTTAGTAAATTAGCAATCAAGAAGGTTCTTGGAAAAGCGCTAGTTCCAATGGATGAACTTCAAACCGTCGTCAAGGAAATACAATCCGTCATAAACAATCGCCCGCTGACTTATTTGTCATCGGATCCACATGAACTGAAAGCAATCACACTGAACTGTTTGATATATGGACACGAACGCTATATCCTACCACAGGAGGAAGTTGAAATCGGCGATGATTTTGACCCTACATACGGTGGACGTGATGCGATCGAAAAATGGGCACATAAGCGCGCGCTTCTACTGAAAGCATTTCGTACCAGGTTCTATGATGAATATCTTGCGGCACTTCGGCAACAGCATACTTACGAAACTAGGAAGCAATACGCGACGGGTGACGTCATACGCGAAGGGGACGTCATACTGGTACACGAGAAGGATCAACCAAGGATCGAATGGAAACTAGGCGTGGTCGAGGAACGTCACTGTGGATCGGATGGACTAACCAGGGGTGGTGTTCCCGAAGCCATCGTTAGCGTAACGATGTGTTACGGTATCGTTAAGCCATCGTTAAGTATGCGTCCCGGTGCCCGAAAGGTTCGTTACGTTTAACGACATCGTTAATTTAACGACAGCCCCAGAGCTGTCGTTAGACCAtcgttaaaaataaaaatcctaGACTGGCTCGGTTCGCGTGAAATTATTGGTGTATTCTCGGTTATTCAATTCTTTGCGTAATTACTTTCTATTGTAGAATACAGTGTTGATCCCAGTTATACATTAGCTATATATCTTCACAGTGTCACCGGTCCATTTAGTGTGTGCAATGGCTGCTGCATATCTACTAGTGCAAAATGGGCAAGATGGACTAGACCGACGCAGGCAAGTTACTCCACGGGAATATCCTGTCAGAGAAAATCCTCTGGAAACCATGATTGACGCCCAACTTATAAAGAGATACCGGATGGATCGGGCCGGCCTCCAATATTTGTGTAATGAACTACATGACGACTTAGCAAGGCCTACTAAACGGTCTAACGTTTTGTCCGTTGCAGTGCAAGTCTGTGCAGCTCTGAGATTCTTTGCAAAAGGGAGTTCTCAGGATGTCACCGGAGACACGTTGAAAGTAAGCCGGTATTCTGTTTCACGGTGTGTGCACACAGTATCCGGTGCGTTGATTGAGCGTCTTCTTCAAAGACACATAAAATTTCCGAGGGACATCGCTGATCAGAGGCCAGAGAAGGAGGCCTTCTATCAAATTCGACAAttcccaaatgttcttggcactGTTGATGGTTCTCTGGTACCAATCATCGGGCCCCATATTGAAGGACACTTGTATATTTCCAGAAAGGGTACTCATGCTATCAATGTGCAGGGTGTCATTGGTCCAGATGGAAGGTTCTTTGACGTTGTTGCCCGATGGCCTGGGAGTACGCACGACTCCTTCATCTGGAAAAACTCGGGCTTGTGtgatgaaatggaaaacaataggATAAAAGGTGGATGGCTACTTGGGGACAGTGGCTATGGATTAGCCCCTTGGCTCCTGACTCCAATCAGAAATCCTATAAACAGGGCTGAGAAAGCATACAATAGGGCTCATAAATCCACACGGGGCGTGGTTGAAAGGGGATTTGGAAGGTGGAAAATGCGCTTTCGATGCCTACATAAGACGGGTGGCTGTTTGATGTTCTCACCACAGCGATGTTTGAATGTTATCATTGCAACTGCCATTCTACATAATATTTGTATCGAACGGAATACTCCTCTTCCccatgacgacgacaatgaacAATTTCAGatggattatgatgatgacaatgatgacgctGTGGTCGGGGATGATGCTCGAGTACATGCCGCAGGTGTGAGAGTTAGAAATGAACTCATTGAAGGCCATTTTACCAGAGGATGAACTACATTTATTCCAGAAATATACAAAATCTTACTGCAACAGAGACTAACTGCTGAATCGTGTTTAAAACGTTTACAACGTGAAGGTTGAGGAAACCAATGATGAGCATAAACAAATATTAACATAAAATAAAATTATTGGTTCAACCTGTATTCAATTGTACTGCTATTACATGTATGCCTCGGAGGCTTATAATAATATTCAGTTCATCTTTGATGAAGCTTTATGATTTGGGTGACTACCCATCTTTTACCGTAAATGTTCTTGCGATGATTGCTATCGCATCACTAATTGTGTCACTGAATCCATCTTGAGACAAAAAAACAGAACGTAATGGTAGTGTCACTACATTATGCTATTCGCACCTTTGCAATAGGAATGATGATCTGACTTTGGAGTAACATTACCCCGTGCTTTTTAACACAGGAAGTCATGGCAGCAACAACTGATTTCGGAAGTCATATTTCCCAATATGAGGGAAGAAATGAAACGAGACATTTCAACTAGTTATAAAGTACCGATTAATTGTATATTTTCCTCAGCAGTATTAAGAGGAGAGCGTATTTAGTTCATTGCATTTCGTGATTCAATAGATATGTTAGACTCTAGAAATCAGATAAAGGTTTGTGACAGAGTGTGTCCTAGCATCTTGCTGAATTACTTCTTTAGATGATTTAATTTATAAATCCATTAGGGAGTAGCTGGTTTCGTTATTGTTATCCGTCCCAGCGAGGAATTTCTCCAACAATACAAGTTTCTGTTTTTCAATCGCAAGTCGTTGTTTTTCTAATTCTAAACGTTCCTTCTCAACAGAGAGTCGTTCCCGTTCGATTTTCACAAGTTCCAtggatgtatcgttgcttgtggATTTAGCCGTTACACGTTTCACCGATGATTTCGTAACGCTACCCTTCGGTGTCCCAGTGGCTGCACTTGGTTTTGGTTTGGTTGTGGTAGCGGACGAATCAGCAGACAGCGGCGGTTTTCCCTCTGGAATTCGCCGTGCCCACGGGGACTTTGGTTTGGCTGGCGCAGGGTTATCTGATTCAGCTTCATCACCAAGATTACTGCTGCCGAGAAATCAGAACATTGCACCTCTTGAGAATCAGAATCTTCATTCGGAGAGTCAAGTTCATCAAAATGTAGCGTAGCTGACGATGAGTAAGTTGAAGGTCTAGCAGCGCTGTCGACTCCTCTTTTTATCCCATGTGACAACTGTGTTGAATACACAGATGTATCAATTCCACCATCTATCCCTTCTGTTGCTGTCTTTCCTATGACCATCAGAACCTTTCGCTCAACCTCGTTGATGCGCACATCCTTAGCTTTC is a genomic window containing:
- the LOC135489978 gene encoding uncharacterized protein LOC135489978, whose translation is MNKGSFLLRQWSSNSPKLSAVAEADVSNAKDEEVSVLGLKWHPEKDTLSIARKIKEQPRSKVNTKRTVTSESASVFDPLGFLGPLHVPAKSFVNQLWQAGKDWDDRLSLAENKQWSKVQVSLSRAHEIKIPRWLVDDATQPLDIIIFCDACPTTAVGCVAYAKQGTRVGLIGSKNKIVSQKNAKQTVPKLELMAMVMGAQYGEILRKTYAKECFTIDITYATDSEIALYWLKSEKKLTPFVMNRVNFIREKSDSNKWYHVATKENSADILSRGATYEELQSSTWETGPVWLKQDKCEWPFVDVCDKPKNIRISLAASLEIDNIFQTRDAGNTSTRPDLQAVIDISKFSSYQKLLRVTALVTRARYQRKE